Proteins encoded by one window of Rhineura floridana isolate rRhiFlo1 chromosome 9, rRhiFlo1.hap2, whole genome shotgun sequence:
- the UGT8 gene encoding 2-hydroxyacylsphingosine 1-beta-galactosyltransferase isoform X1: MYCHYYSMYAFYYVALFCILLPAWARPLTGNGSLMQTNTFLKLVQEVVSQFKLTSCWVCSPLQVQHGQIPLYPLPLNILELAVDRPAHNQTWPRGDQVQVKKRKGLWCWENYDGTGPLLGYSSCFYTHKRGPWQKWPGGIPCLNLHYNSTHINKTRCNCTPQSMRYTFQRNPPCHCGHKGLNDYWQWYGLTLCRANGWTTNIPDQTTMLRWYKGEEPQAWSEVYIASDSWYARARTGKGIETCAPAAPGVTRCNASGPIYTEPLFMSWYFVPQHGFQSHLNGTMQAHHSQIWPLGKCALKHHWFVCGTTAYTCLPPDWRGSCYVAYLIPNINVKPKGQHIFRPLYTNTRDKRHALHAGNHNWGSEVWTPQDLIDGYKPLTWSSIGIVGARSMTNGLLRLQAVVEVVTNATGEAIRTLTQETEQIRKRLIIHQQGLDLLLASSGGLCATLNTSGECCVEIGDESQVINQLVDHAEITAYVGDQQWKGLSWDWLTSWLPNWAWLKHLFVIGCIIFLILMCLPCIIFCVSGMLIRVLKRKAQLMMYQQLALHEMQGDYTEMAPSHEEVWNHTVYAVLN; this comes from the coding sequence ATGTATTGCCATTATTATAGCATGTAtgctttttattatgttgctttattttgcattttacttCCGGCATGGGCGCGTCCCTTGACCGGGAATGGGTCCTTAATGCAAACTAACACCTTCCTAAAGCTGGTGCAGGAGGTGGTTAGCCAGTTCAAGCTCACTAGCTGTTGGGTGTGCTCCCCCTTGCAGGTGCAACACGGCCAAATTCCACTATATCCTCTTCCGCTTAACAtactggagttggctgtggatcgCCCAGCACACAACCAGACTTGGCCACGAGGGGACCAAGTGCAGGTCAAGAAAAGGAAAGGCTTATGGTGTTGGGAAAATTACGATGGCACAGGGCCCCTGTTGGGATATTCTTCTTGTTTTTACACACATAAGAGAGGCCCATGGCAAAAGTGGCCTGGGGGAATCCCTTGCCTTAATTTGCACTATAATAGTACCCACATCAATAAGACCAGATGCAATTGCACACCACAAAGCATGAGGTACACGTTTCAGAGAAACCCCCCTTGTCATTGTGGCCATAAAGGGCTTAATGATTATTGGCAGTGGTATGGGTTAACCTTATGTCGCGCAAATGGCTGGACTACCAACATACCAGACCAAACCACTATGCTTAGGTGGTACAAAGGGGAAGAACCCCAAGCTTGGTCTGAAGTGTATATAGCCTCTGACTCTTGGTACGCCAGAGCTCGGACAGGAAAGGGAATAGAAACCTGTGCCCCTGCAGCCCCAGGAGTAACTAGATGCAATGCCAGTGGCCCCATATATACTGAGCCATTATTCATGAGCTGGTATTTTGTCCCGCAACATGGTTTCCAATCTCATTTGAATGGGACTATGCAAGCCCACCATTCACAGATATGGCCCTTGGGTAAATGTGCACTTAAACACCATTGGTTTGTTTGCGGAACCACTGCGTATACATGCTTGCCCCCCGATTGGAGAGGAAGCTGTTACGTGGCGTACTTGATACCTAATATCAACGTTAAACCCAAGGGGCAGCACATTTTCAGGCCTTTATACACCAATACCCGAGACAAAAGGCATGCTTTACATGCCGGAAATCATAATTGGGGAAGTGAAGTCTGGACCCCCCAAGACTTGATTGATGGGTACAAACCATTAACATGGAGCTCTATTGGAATTGTTGGAGCTAGGTCCATGACAAATGGCCTGTTAAGGTTACAAGCTGTAGTTGAAGTGGTTACTAATGCCACTGGTGAAGCAATACGCACCTTAACACAAGAAACTGAGCAAATACGAAAAAGGTTAATTATTCACCAGCAAGGCCTCGACCTGCTCCTTGCCAGTTCAGGTGGGCTCTGCGCCACCTTAAACACGAGCGGTGAGTGCTGTGTTGAAATTGGAGATGAGTCACAGGTAATTAATCAATTGGTAGACCATGCAGAAATCACGGCGTATGTGGGTGACCAGCAATGGAAGGGCCTAAGCTGGGATTGGCTTACCAGCTGGCTGCCAAACTGGGCCTGGCTGAAGCATCTCTTCGTTATCGGCTGCATTATATTTCTTATCCTTATGTGCTTACCATGTATCATATTCTGTGTATCTGGCATGCTTATTCGGGTCTTGAAAAGAAAGGCCCAGCTAATGATGTATCAGCAACTAGCTTTACATGAAATGCAAGGGGATTATACTGAAATGGCACCATCCCATGAGGAGGTATGGAACCATACTGTTtacgcagtgttaaattga